The following are encoded together in the Brassica napus cultivar Da-Ae chromosome A9, Da-Ae, whole genome shotgun sequence genome:
- the LOC106368600 gene encoding ubiquitin carboxyl-terminal hydrolase 19-like, producing MHEVGSTWDLNFFTQLVLTLLFLSLGLLFFVKQTAAKYFEVGASGGFHRRDFMVPDAAAECSVCGKLSTKKCSRCKSVRYCSAECQKSDWNSGHNRQCKVFKSSDSSPVRKDDLGFKASLFGSRSASKAALTSKLSQSKAVVKPGDVLFPYETFVNYFNWDKPTLAPCGLTNCGNSCFANVVLQCLSWTRPLVAYLLERGHKRECRRNDWCFFCEFETHLERANMSRFPFSPMNIISRLPNIGGNLGYGRQEDAHELMRFVIDMMQSVCLDEFGGEKAVPPRAQETTLIQHIFGGLLQSQVKCTVCSNVSDQYENMMDLTVEIHGDAVSLEECLDQFTAKEWLQGDNLYKCDRCNDYVKACKRLSIRSAPNILTIALKRFQGGRFGKLNKRIGFPETFDLSPYTSGGGEGSDVYNLYAVIVHLDMLNASFFGHYICYVKDLRGDWYRIDDSEVEKVELEDVLSQRAYMLLYSRVQTRPSSLRPEEVQDEKKTDTLNTESSQDGSVESSGVGPNVSSLCNGISISHSEGSSSSSLSSSVSVSEKEGEVAERVDTVDSESNPSVDMEHDSGTDHQEVVNGKEHPTVEDPAVDSSDNTASSPSAATENPTVEDPACSDITTSSPSAAIESKHKEKEDSDTKMIDDAQ from the exons ATGCATGAAGTAGGATCAACGTGGGATCTCAATTTCTTCACGCAGCTCGTATTGACTCTCCTCTTCCTCTCCCTCGGTCTCCTCTTCTTCGTCAAACAAACGGCGGCCAAGTACTTCGAGGTCGGCGCCTCCGGTGGTTTCCACCGCCGAGATTTCATGGTTCCTGACGCGGCTGCTGAATGCTCCGTCTGTGGGAAGCTCTCCACCAAGAAGTGCTCTCGTTGCAAATCCGTTCGATACTG CTCTGCGGAGTGCCAAAAGTCAGACTGGAACTCAGGGCATAACCGACAATGCAAGGTGTTTAAGAGCTCTGACTCATCACCTGTGAGAAAGGATGATCTCGGTTTCAAAGCTTCTCTCTTTGGGAGTAGGTCTGCGTCTAAGGCTGCATTGACTTCTAAGCTGAGCCAAAGCAAGGCTGTCGTCAAGCCTGGAGAT GTTCTTTTCCCATACGAGACTTTTGTTAACTATTTCAACTGGGACAAACCTACATTGGCTCCTTGTGGGCTCACCAATTGTGGaaacag TTGTTTTGCTAATGTGGTTCTGCAATGCCTTTCATGGACACGCCCTCTTGTTGCGTACCTACTTGAGAGAGGCCACAAGAGAGAAT GTAGGCGCAATGATTGGTGCTTCTTCTGTGAGTTTGAAACTCACCTCGAAAGAGCAAACATGAGCCGGTTTCCCTTTTCACCAATGAACATTATCTCGCGGTTGCCTAACATTGGTGGGAATCTTGGGTATGGGAGACAGGAAGACGCTCATGAGTTGATGAGGTTTGTAATTGACATGATGCAATCCGTTTGCCTCGACGAGTTTGGTGGAGAAAAAGCGGTGCCTCCTCGTGCCCAAGAAACAACACTTATTCAACACATATTTGGCGGTCTCCTTCAGTCACAG GTCAAGTGTACTGTTTGCAGTAATGTTTCTGACCAGTACGAAAATATGATGGATTTAACGGTTGAGATCCACGGGGATGCGGTATCATTGGAGGAATGTCTTGATCAGTTCACTGCTAAAGAGTGGCTTCAGGGAGATAACCTTTACAAATGTGATAG ATGTAATGACTATGTGAAGGCATGTAAGCGCCTTTCAATTCGTTCTGCTCCTAATATTCTCACAATTGCCTTAAAAAGATTCCAG GGTGGGAGGTTTGGTAAACTGAACAAAAGAATTGGTTTTCCGGAGACATTTGATCTCAGCCCTTACACGAGCGGTGGTGGAGAAGGATCCGATGTGTACAATCTGTACGCTGTGATTGTCCATTTAGATATGTTGAATGCCTCATTTTTCGGCCACTACATTTGCTACGTGAAGGACTTGCGAGGAGACTGGTATAGAATAGACGATTCTGAG GTGGAAAAAGTTGAACTAGAAGATGTCCTTTCTCAACGAGCATACATGCTCCTCTACAGCAG GGTTCAGACTAGACCGTCAAGTCTTAGACCCGAAGAAGTTCAAGATGAGAAGAAAACAGATACATTGAACACAGAATCTAGCCAAGATGGATCTGTTGAGAGTTCTGGGGTGGGACCAAATGTGTCCTCGCTGTGTAACGGCATCTCCATCTCACATTCAGAAGGATCATCATCGTCATCTTTGTCATCATCAGTAAGTGTCTCTGAAAAAGAAGGGGAAGTTGCCGAGAGGGTGGATACGGTAGATTCTGAGTCCAACCCTTCTGTTGACATGGAACATGATTCTGGAACAGATCATCAAGAAGTAGTAAATGGGAAAGAACATCCAACGGTTGAAGATCCTGCTGTTGATTCTTCGGACAATACTGCTTCATCCCCATCTGCTGCCACAGAAAATCCCACTGTTGAGGATCCTGCTTGTTCGGACATTACTACTTCGTCTCCATCTGCTGCTATAGAGTCCAAACACAAGGAGAAAGAAGATTCAGACACCAAGATGATTGATGATGCTCAGTGA